A region from the Triticum urartu cultivar G1812 chromosome 1, Tu2.1, whole genome shotgun sequence genome encodes:
- the LOC125514193 gene encoding xylan O-acetyltransferase 5-like: MRIPRRKAGVPLGVPSRRAQIAAVFALAVLLGVSVLYDSAHIAASLRRHSGYKTISATPAQAVGSAGAATDRTDPPPRLGAEEEGVSKSDSGTAADGSSPETGVLKEVVGEGGGATCDMYKGRWVHDEENAPMYKESDCEFLTEQVTCMRNGRRSDEYQKWRWQPDACDLPRFDAKLLLEKLRNKRMMFVGDSLNRNQWESMVCLVQSVAPWDKKKLVKNGSLNVFRLNEYNATIEFYWAPFLVESNSDDPDIHSITDRMITPTSIAKHAANWIGVDYLIFNTYIWWMNTPKMKIVPDGSFTRKPVKYDELDRVVAYRQILETWSGWVEENVDPKRTMVLFMSVSPVHMQSEGWGSPDNIKCFSETQPVLNYTKTLDVGTDWDLFTESHEVTKAMKKVPVHFINITALSEIRKDAHTSVHTLRQGKLLTKEQQANPRKFADCIHWCLPGLPDTWNEFIYGHIVSSPLQRQIENQSAR; encoded by the exons atgcGGATCCCGCGGCGGAAGGCCGGGGTGCCGCTCGGCGTGCCCAGCCGGCGGGCGCAGATCGCCGCGGTCTTCGCGCTCGCCGTGCTGCTCGGCGTCTCCGTCCTCTACGAcagcgcccacatcgccgcctcgCTGCGCCGCCACAGCGGCTACAAGACCATCTCCGCCACACCGGCGCAGGCAGTGGGATCGGCGGGGGCGGCCACGGATCGGACCGACCCGCCCCCGCGGCTtggggcggaggaggagggggtgtcTAAGTCTGACTCCGGGACGGCAGCGGACGGGTCCTCGCCGGAGACGGGGGTCCTCAAGGAAGTGGTGGGGGAAGGGGGCGGGGCTACCTGCGACATGTACAAGGGGAGGTGGGTGCACGACGAGGAGAACGCGCCCATGTACAAGGAGTCCGACTGCGAGTTCCTCACGGAGCAGGTCACCTGCATGCGCAACGGCCGCCGCAGCGACGAGTACCAGAAGTGGCGGTGGCAGCCTGATGCCTGCGACCTCCCAAG GTTCGATGCTAAGTTGCTTCTTGAGAAGCTAAGGAACAAAAGAATGATGTTTGTGGGGGATTCACTGAACAGGAACCAGTGGGAGTCCATGGTGTGCCTGGTCCAGTCTGTGGCTCCATGGGATAAGAAAAAGCTTGTCAAGAATGGATCTCTAAATGTGTTCCGCCTTAAT GAGTACAATGCAACGATTGAGTTCTATTGGGCTCCTTTCCTAGTTGAGTCGAACTCAGATGATCCAGACATCCATAGCATCACCGACCGAATGATCACGCCAACATCGATCGCCAAGCATGCAGCAAATTGGATAGGGGTGGACTATTTGATCTTCAACACTTACATTTGGTGGATGAACACCCCGAAGATGAAAATTGT GCCTGACGGATCCTTCACAAGGAAACCAGTTAAGTACGATGAATTGGATCGTGTGGTTGCGTACCGACAGATCCTCGAGACATGGTCTGGATGGGTAGAAGAGAATGTAGATCCCAAAAGAACAATGGTCTTATTCATGAGTGTGTCACCAGTACATATGCA GAGTGAAGGCTGGGGCAGCCCTGACAACATAAAATGCTTCTCTGAGACACAACCAGTGCTAAATTACACAAAAACACTGGATGTCGGCACTGACTGGGATCTTTTCACGGAATCTCATGAAGTGACGAAGGCGATGAAGAAGGTGCCCGTGCACTTCATCAACATAACTGCATTGTCGGAAATCCGCAAGGATGCACACACATCTGTGCACACGCTGCGGCAGGGTAAGCTCCTGACAAAGGAGCAGCAGGCCAACCCACGCAAGTTCGCCGACTGCATCCACTGGTGCCTCCCTGGCTTGCCGGACACATGGAACGAGTTCATTTACGGCCACATTGTGTCGAGCCCTCTACAGCGGCAGATTGAGAATCAATCTGCAAGATGA